The following coding sequences are from one Ferrimicrobium sp. window:
- a CDS encoding DUF6671 family protein yields the protein MALATRHGKEGQIAPALLTVGLVTEVVAVDTDQFGTFTGEIARRGPAREVVIAKARAGLEASGFVRGVASEGTLGPYPELPALTYDLELVGFVDIESGVTVIEEALSFETTVASVRAWVNDDLGPFLHRVGFPAQGLIVRRGDGDRDPIIKGVVTPEQLRSAVAVVARSSRDRQVFIETDQRAHLCPTRRRVIQEAAQRLASRLSRPCPSCLRPGFGLVAHEPGLPCRDCGAPTDLDQAIIEGCSACGEQIRVPFVGGANPAQCSYCNP from the coding sequence GTGGCGTTAGCGACCCGCCATGGCAAGGAGGGTCAGATCGCCCCTGCTCTGCTGACCGTCGGTCTCGTTACGGAGGTGGTGGCCGTTGATACTGATCAGTTTGGCACCTTTACGGGAGAGATAGCTCGGCGAGGGCCGGCTCGAGAGGTGGTGATCGCCAAGGCACGCGCTGGGCTTGAGGCGTCCGGATTCGTGCGCGGTGTTGCGTCAGAGGGAACACTGGGGCCATACCCTGAGTTACCTGCATTAACGTACGATCTTGAACTCGTTGGCTTCGTTGATATCGAGTCGGGTGTAACGGTAATCGAGGAGGCGTTGAGCTTTGAAACCACCGTAGCCTCGGTGCGGGCTTGGGTCAATGATGACTTGGGGCCATTTCTGCATCGCGTGGGATTTCCGGCACAAGGGCTCATCGTGCGGCGTGGAGATGGGGACCGTGACCCGATCATCAAAGGAGTGGTCACACCTGAGCAGCTCAGGTCCGCTGTCGCTGTGGTAGCGCGGAGCTCTCGAGATAGACAGGTGTTCATCGAGACCGACCAACGAGCCCATCTATGCCCGACTCGCAGGAGGGTGATTCAAGAGGCGGCGCAGCGGTTGGCCTCGAGGCTCAGTCGACCCTGTCCGAGCTGCTTGCGCCCCGGGTTTGGCTTGGTTGCGCATGAGCCAGGACTCCCCTGCCGCGACTGTGGGGCTCCAACCGATCTCGATCAAGCGATCATTGAGGGTTGTTCTGCCTGTGGAGAACAGATCCGCGTACCCTTCGTGGGAGGTGCGAATCCGGCACAGTGCTCGTACTGTAATCCCTGA
- a CDS encoding acyltransferase, whose product MTTVLAPAGANPGECSSRPERPQHLPRLSALRIFAAVAVVLCHVGYYFTSVRAVRKAEVYGYGGVEFFFLLSGFVLTWVWLHRRPGVRQFWWRRVAKLYPITLGLMVFAYLALPQYERIPGTRGKVLELTLMQAWWPRERVYFGGNGVSWSLSCEIFFYLVFPFVLAGVKRLHARGFWTLAVVTLFILVVAPVVAVEMGVAAPTRYWLFFVFPPYQFGFFLIGMLMARAIGGGLRVPRPSLVFAGALAWLAVLVGVGALYSLDHTHGLPRPLVLLAALPAFVGLLGAAVSKDLRHEGSLLTSPKLTYLGIISFELYLIHKPLFFLLRPIGVWKNSGGLEGAVVFLGFLGVALLAASLLHHLLQLPIERALVRSHHPLRWLQRCFWQAWMLVSVWIFSVAIDRHCWDRETKERESLP is encoded by the coding sequence ATGACGACTGTGCTCGCGCCAGCTGGAGCCAATCCAGGAGAGTGTTCGTCCCGCCCCGAACGACCCCAGCATCTTCCGAGGCTGAGTGCGCTGCGTATTTTTGCTGCCGTCGCCGTCGTCCTTTGCCATGTTGGATACTATTTCACCAGTGTGCGGGCAGTACGTAAAGCTGAGGTCTATGGCTATGGCGGTGTCGAGTTCTTTTTTCTGCTCTCAGGCTTCGTGCTGACATGGGTGTGGTTGCATCGACGCCCAGGAGTCCGGCAGTTCTGGTGGCGTCGGGTCGCCAAGCTCTATCCGATCACGCTTGGATTGATGGTCTTTGCCTACCTAGCCCTCCCTCAATACGAACGGATACCTGGTACCCGAGGGAAAGTGCTTGAACTGACGCTGATGCAGGCGTGGTGGCCCAGGGAGCGGGTATATTTTGGCGGCAACGGTGTGAGCTGGTCTCTCTCCTGCGAGATCTTCTTCTACCTTGTCTTCCCATTTGTGCTTGCCGGTGTCAAACGGCTCCATGCGCGCGGATTTTGGACCCTTGCCGTGGTGACGTTATTCATCTTGGTGGTTGCACCGGTGGTAGCGGTCGAGATGGGGGTGGCGGCGCCGACCCGTTACTGGCTCTTCTTTGTCTTTCCGCCCTACCAGTTTGGATTCTTTTTGATTGGGATGCTGATGGCCCGAGCGATTGGCGGAGGGCTGAGAGTGCCCAGGCCCTCACTCGTCTTTGCGGGAGCCCTGGCATGGCTCGCGGTGCTGGTAGGGGTGGGTGCCCTCTATTCCCTCGATCACACGCACGGACTGCCACGCCCCTTGGTTCTTCTGGCCGCCTTGCCTGCCTTCGTTGGTCTCCTGGGGGCTGCGGTGAGTAAAGATCTTCGTCACGAGGGTTCTTTGCTGACGAGTCCGAAATTAACCTATCTCGGGATCATTTCATTTGAACTCTATCTGATCCACAAACCGTTGTTCTTTCTGCTGCGCCCCATCGGTGTCTGGAAGAATAGCGGTGGACTTGAGGGGGCAGTCGTCTTTCTTGGTTTCCTTGGTGTGGCACTCTTAGCAGCCAGTTTGCTACACCATCTTCTGCAGCTTCCCATCGAGCGTGCTCTGGTTCGTTCTCATCACCCCTTACGATGGTTGCAGCGATGTTTCTGGCAGGCGTGGATGCTGGTATCTGTCTGGATTTTCAGTGTTGCAATCGATAGGCATTGTTGGGATCGAGAAACCAAAGAGCGCGAATCGCTGCCGTAG
- a CDS encoding phytoene/squalene synthase family protein gives MTTRGLPKEIVAPSRALNQAHGKTYYLATLLLARHLRPYVFALYGFCRYVDDIVDVERDDDARRLAKVDSFRERFFAEVARGGSEEPILAATIATIDRFSMPISYFERFLGAMRQDFLVRRYPHIDDLLAYMDGSAAVIGEMMLPILGVDNPEAQAPARALGNAFQMTNFLRDINEDLDRGRIYVPEEDIDRFGAWDAFDQRRVTDEFRNLMAFEIARTRRWYAESYAGDDYLRGRALRCIRVARQVYGAILDEIEELDYDVFSARASVARTRRLKLLVRAAIAAC, from the coding sequence GTGACGACTCGAGGGCTTCCTAAGGAGATCGTAGCGCCATCTCGTGCCTTAAACCAGGCGCATGGCAAGACGTACTATTTGGCGACGTTGCTGCTGGCGCGGCACTTGCGCCCCTATGTTTTCGCACTGTATGGTTTTTGTCGTTATGTTGACGATATCGTTGACGTCGAGAGAGATGATGATGCTCGACGCCTGGCGAAGGTGGACTCGTTTAGGGAACGATTCTTTGCCGAGGTTGCTCGAGGTGGTTCTGAAGAGCCGATTCTGGCGGCAACGATTGCAACTATTGATCGGTTCAGCATGCCGATCAGCTATTTTGAGCGCTTCTTGGGTGCGATGCGGCAAGACTTTCTCGTGCGTCGGTATCCTCATATCGATGATCTACTCGCGTATATGGATGGTTCTGCTGCGGTCATCGGAGAGATGATGTTGCCGATTCTTGGTGTCGATAACCCTGAGGCACAGGCACCGGCGCGGGCGTTGGGGAATGCTTTTCAGATGACTAACTTTCTTCGCGACATCAACGAAGATCTGGATCGTGGCCGTATCTATGTGCCAGAGGAGGATATCGACCGCTTTGGGGCGTGGGATGCCTTTGATCAGCGTAGAGTCACCGACGAGTTTCGCAACCTGATGGCTTTTGAGATCGCTCGAACGCGACGTTGGTATGCTGAATCCTACGCTGGCGATGACTATCTTCGGGGCCGCGCACTGCGATGCATTCGTGTTGCTCGTCAGGTCTATGGCGCGATACTTGACGAGATCGAGGAACTCGATTACGATGTCTTCTCTGCTAGGGCCTCGGTCGCTCGAACGCGACGGCTGAAGTTGTTGGTCCGGGCTGCGATAGCGGCATGCTAA
- a CDS encoding NAD(P)/FAD-dependent oxidoreductase, translating to MPASVVVVGAGFSGLTAATELARQGVRVTVVDRLSHPGGRSGRYDREGFQIDTGPTVFTMPELFRDIFRRAGRNPDDYVTFRRLEPGYHAAFADRDSVDGRGRIATFSDRDQMYAEIEEQVSRKEAEGYLQFRRYLEELFAVEFPSFIDAQLDSVSALLGNPKALVRLVRLRGFQRLPKVVGHYFDDERLQQLFSFQALYAGLSPLRALGIFAIISYMDVVLGVVQPVGGMRAAANALEQLARDLGVEFRYAHEVEAFVLHNQRITHVVTDGGSIACDGVITSADPGELAEMLGRPFRRFGGLRWKMSPSCFLSLRGVHGELPATLGHHNIFFGTQWAQAFEDLVDNGRMMSDPSTLVSVPTRSDPELAPVNAHIVYALEPTPSLNGRFDWDRLGAGFVDRFDRRLERFGVARDLPASVRYDIDPRDWARMGMDAGTPFSLAHTFFQSGPFRPTMQDPKIPNLVRTGSGTTPGVGLPLVMVSGRLSAGMALGRLR from the coding sequence ATGCCGGCCTCAGTTGTGGTCGTCGGTGCTGGCTTCTCCGGATTGACGGCAGCCACTGAGCTTGCCCGCCAGGGTGTTCGCGTCACCGTTGTCGATCGACTCTCGCACCCAGGTGGGCGGTCGGGCCGATATGATCGGGAAGGTTTTCAAATTGACACGGGGCCAACCGTGTTTACAATGCCCGAGCTGTTCCGTGATATTTTCCGCCGCGCCGGACGTAATCCCGATGACTACGTCACCTTCCGACGCTTGGAGCCGGGCTATCACGCGGCATTTGCCGACCGTGACAGTGTCGATGGACGAGGACGGATCGCAACGTTTTCTGATCGAGACCAGATGTATGCAGAGATCGAGGAACAAGTGTCTCGCAAGGAAGCCGAGGGTTACCTGCAGTTTCGTCGCTATCTTGAGGAACTGTTTGCGGTTGAGTTCCCCTCCTTCATTGACGCACAACTCGATAGTGTGAGTGCTCTGCTTGGTAACCCAAAGGCGCTGGTACGGCTCGTGCGCTTGCGGGGTTTTCAACGGCTTCCTAAGGTGGTCGGGCATTATTTTGACGACGAAAGACTCCAACAACTCTTCAGTTTTCAGGCGCTCTATGCGGGCCTGTCGCCACTACGAGCTCTAGGGATTTTCGCTATCATCAGCTATATGGACGTTGTTCTCGGGGTGGTCCAACCAGTAGGGGGGATGAGAGCAGCAGCGAACGCGCTAGAGCAGCTTGCCCGCGATCTCGGTGTCGAATTTCGATATGCGCACGAAGTGGAGGCATTCGTCCTGCATAACCAAAGGATTACTCACGTCGTCACCGATGGCGGATCTATCGCTTGCGATGGGGTCATCACCTCCGCCGACCCTGGCGAGCTGGCAGAGATGCTTGGGCGACCGTTCCGGAGGTTCGGTGGCTTGCGCTGGAAGATGTCGCCCTCGTGTTTCCTGTCACTGCGCGGTGTGCACGGAGAGTTGCCGGCCACCCTTGGTCATCACAATATCTTTTTTGGTACGCAGTGGGCCCAAGCTTTTGAGGATCTTGTCGATAATGGGCGCATGATGAGTGACCCGTCTACGTTGGTGAGCGTACCGACTCGATCGGATCCAGAGCTTGCACCAGTGAACGCACATATCGTCTATGCGTTGGAACCAACGCCAAGTCTGAATGGACGGTTCGATTGGGATCGTTTAGGAGCAGGATTTGTTGACCGATTTGATCGCAGACTGGAGCGTTTCGGAGTTGCTAGAGATCTCCCCGCGTCGGTGCGTTATGACATCGATCCAAGAGATTGGGCACGCATGGGTATGGATGCGGGTACCCCCTTCTCGCTCGCTCATACCTTCTTCCAGAGTGGGCCGTTCCGGCCAACCATGCAGGACCCAAAAATTCCTAACCTCGTGCGAACCGGATCGGGAACGACTCCGGGGGTTGGCCTGCCGCTGGTGATGGTTTCGGGTAGGTTGTCGGCTGGGATGGCCTTGGGTCGGTTGCGGTGA